The following coding sequences are from one Lysinibacillus sp. FSL W8-0992 window:
- a CDS encoding type II toxin-antitoxin system PemK/MazF family toxin: protein MNVKRGDVFFADLSPVVGSEQGGTRPVLIIQNDIGNRFSPTVIIAAITAQIQKAKLPTHVEINAEKYGFERDSVILLEQVRTIDKSRLTDRITQLDHAVMEKVDGALMISLGLVKF from the coding sequence TTGAATGTAAAACGTGGTGACGTTTTTTTTGCAGATTTATCGCCGGTAGTTGGGTCCGAACAAGGTGGCACTAGGCCGGTATTGATTATTCAAAATGATATTGGAAATCGATTTAGTCCGACTGTCATCATCGCAGCAATTACTGCACAGATTCAAAAGGCAAAGTTACCGACACATGTTGAAATAAATGCTGAGAAGTATGGATTTGAACGTGACTCGGTCATTTTGCTTGAGCAAGTACGTACAATCGATAAGTCTAGGTTGACTGATCGTATTACACAGCTCGATCATGCAGTGATGGAAAAAGTGGATGGAGCGTTGATGATTAGCTTAGGGCTTGTTAAATTTTGA
- a CDS encoding STAS domain-containing protein, with the protein MDMVVHFKKDGTKLYGFVEGEIDTYTASGLREELEAVKVTKGIEIELDLSKVNYMDSTGLGIFVAFYKRALREEGKVKIVGLSKRLQRLFEITGLSELMDIETDKKVELSNEGI; encoded by the coding sequence ATGGACATGGTGGTGCATTTTAAAAAAGATGGTACAAAATTATATGGGTTTGTTGAAGGTGAAATTGATACGTATACAGCCTCAGGTCTTCGTGAGGAACTAGAGGCAGTAAAGGTTACAAAAGGTATTGAAATTGAATTAGATTTATCAAAAGTAAATTATATGGATAGTACTGGTCTTGGTATTTTTGTAGCTTTTTATAAAAGAGCTTTACGTGAAGAAGGTAAAGTAAAGATTGTTGGACTGTCTAAGCGACTACAAAGATTATTTGAAATTACTGGCTTAAGTGAACTGATGGATATTGAAACTGATAAAAAGGTGGAATTAAGCAATGAAGGAATTTGA
- the rsbW gene encoding anti-sigma B factor RsbW — MKEFDYIEIRVPAKPQFVSVIRLTVSGLANRIGFNFDEIEDLKIAVSEAVTNVVHHAYKDAEEGEIVIGCALYDNKLEMMIADYGNSFNFEEVKTKIGPYHPEDSIAGLREGGLGLYLMETLMDEVMINNDGGVTVFMTKYVAREQVEKNVERITT; from the coding sequence ATGAAGGAATTTGATTATATTGAAATAAGGGTTCCTGCAAAACCTCAGTTTGTCAGTGTCATTCGTTTAACTGTTTCTGGATTAGCTAATCGTATTGGATTTAACTTCGATGAGATCGAGGATTTGAAAATTGCAGTTAGTGAAGCGGTAACGAATGTTGTGCACCATGCTTATAAAGATGCTGAGGAAGGCGAAATTGTAATAGGTTGCGCCCTTTATGATAACAAGTTGGAAATGATGATTGCAGACTATGGAAATAGTTTTAATTTTGAAGAAGTTAAAACAAAAATTGGGCCTTATCATCCTGAAGATAGTATTGCGGGGCTAAGAGAGGGCGGTTTAGGGCTTTATTTAATGGAAACTTTGATGGATGAGGTGATGATTAATAACGATGGTGGCGTAACTGTTTTCATGACAAAGTACGTCGCTAGGGAGCAGGTGGAAAAAAATGTCGAAAGAATCACTACATAA
- the sigB gene encoding RNA polymerase sigma factor SigB — MSKESLHKSSSKEDVLKWIAQYQTTEDEEAQTNLVIHYRNLVESIARKYSYGKSYYDDIVQVGMLGLLGAIRRFDASFGRSFEAFAVPTIVGEIKRFLRDKTWDVHVPRRIKEIGPRIKSTVESLTIEFQRSPSIQEIAERLEVPEEEVLEAMEMSRSYQALSMDHSIESDNDGSTVTLADIMGKEDMGYEMTNRRMIVADAMEVLNEREKQVIQLTYLEQLSQKEAGEQLGISQMHVSRIQRKAIKKLQEVILASGSVPL; from the coding sequence ATGTCGAAAGAATCACTACATAAATCTTCTTCAAAAGAAGATGTGTTAAAGTGGATAGCACAGTACCAAACAACAGAGGATGAAGAAGCACAAACCAATTTGGTAATTCATTATCGAAATTTAGTAGAGTCCATCGCTCGCAAATATTCGTATGGTAAATCTTATTATGATGATATCGTACAAGTAGGGATGTTGGGGTTACTAGGTGCAATAAGACGTTTTGATGCAAGTTTTGGCCGCAGTTTTGAGGCATTTGCTGTACCTACTATTGTTGGAGAGATTAAGCGATTTTTACGAGATAAAACATGGGACGTTCATGTGCCAAGACGAATTAAAGAGATAGGGCCACGTATTAAATCGACTGTAGAATCGTTAACGATAGAGTTCCAACGTTCACCTTCCATTCAAGAAATTGCTGAGCGATTAGAGGTACCTGAGGAAGAAGTTTTAGAAGCGATGGAGATGAGTCGCAGTTATCAAGCACTTTCAATGGATCATTCAATAGAATCAGATAATGACGGAAGTACTGTCACACTAGCTGATATTATGGGTAAAGAAGATATGGGTTATGAAATGACCAATAGAAGGATGATCGTTGCTGATGCTATGGAAGTTTTAAATGAACGAGAGAAGCAAGTTATTCAGCTTACTTATTTAGAGCAGCTTAGCCAAAAAGAAGCGGGCGAACAATTGGGCATTTCTCAAATGCATGTATCCAGAATACAAAGAAAAGCAATTAAGAAATTACAAGAAGTCATTCTTGCAAGTGGTAGTGTGCCACTGTGA
- a CDS encoding Tex family protein produces MEQKQMLQLIAKDVAIRPNQAEAVIKLLDEGNTVPFIARYRKEATGSLDEVQIKAVEDRYHYIQQLEQRKEEVLRLIQEQDKLTPELENAIQIATVLQRVEDLYRPYKQKRRTKATIAKEKGLEPLADILLEYRNEALVQLAQQFVDVENVATVDDALAGARDILAERFADDAGIRQKIRAFSWKEGVLTTTLKNAEVDEKKVFEMYYEYEEPVNRIVPHRILAVNRGEKEDVLKVAIQVPIDRVLMIMWKEWIPATGSSPAIAEVKLAIEDSYKRLIQPSIERELRNELTEKAEAQAIHIFSENLRNLLLQPPLKGKYVLGVDPAYRTGCKLAVVDETGKMLEVTAIYPHPPKPDVAKSKAVVKEILAEYPIKIIAIGNGTASRETEQFIADVLSEVKTDAAYVIVNEAGASVYSASEIARTEFPDLQVEQRSAVSIARRLQDPLSELVKIEPKAVGVGQYQHDVSQKKLSESLTFIVETAVNQVGVDVNTASASLMQYVSGLSKTVAENIVKVREENGQFTTRSQLKKIPRLGAKTYEQAIGFLRVPEAKNPFDATGIHPESYNIAEQILEVANLNKKELGTQKAEEAIASLNVQELSNTLGMGVVTIQDIVDTLKKPSRDPRDAFPQPLLKTDVLKMEDLQVGMELQGTVRNVVDFGAFVDIGVKQDGLVHISKLQKKRIKHPLEVVALGDIVTVWVEQIEVNKGRISLTMLPPEKQTIEK; encoded by the coding sequence GTGGAACAAAAACAAATGTTACAGCTTATTGCAAAGGATGTAGCTATCAGACCAAATCAAGCAGAGGCAGTGATAAAATTATTAGATGAGGGTAACACCGTTCCGTTTATCGCGCGTTATCGAAAAGAAGCTACTGGTTCTCTGGATGAGGTACAAATTAAAGCTGTAGAAGATCGTTACCATTACATACAGCAACTTGAACAACGTAAAGAAGAGGTTCTTCGATTAATTCAAGAACAGGATAAACTAACTCCCGAGCTTGAAAATGCAATTCAGATAGCAACGGTTCTACAGCGTGTAGAAGATTTGTATCGTCCATACAAGCAAAAACGACGTACAAAGGCGACAATCGCAAAGGAAAAAGGATTAGAACCTTTAGCCGACATTCTATTAGAATATCGTAATGAAGCATTAGTCCAGTTAGCTCAACAATTTGTTGACGTGGAGAATGTTGCAACAGTAGATGACGCATTAGCTGGGGCACGTGACATTTTAGCAGAGCGCTTTGCGGATGATGCGGGTATAAGACAAAAAATCCGTGCCTTTTCTTGGAAAGAGGGCGTACTTACAACCACATTAAAAAATGCAGAAGTAGATGAAAAAAAGGTTTTTGAAATGTATTACGAATATGAAGAACCTGTTAATCGCATTGTTCCTCACCGTATTTTAGCAGTGAATCGTGGGGAGAAAGAGGATGTTTTAAAGGTAGCGATACAAGTACCGATAGATCGAGTACTGATGATTATGTGGAAAGAATGGATACCTGCTACAGGTTCATCGCCAGCTATCGCGGAGGTGAAGCTAGCGATAGAAGATTCCTACAAACGATTAATTCAGCCATCTATAGAAAGAGAATTACGCAATGAATTAACAGAAAAAGCAGAGGCGCAAGCTATTCACATTTTCTCAGAAAATCTCCGTAACCTCTTGCTACAGCCACCGCTAAAGGGCAAATACGTTTTAGGAGTGGACCCTGCTTATCGGACTGGCTGTAAATTAGCTGTTGTTGATGAGACAGGAAAAATGCTAGAAGTTACAGCTATTTATCCACATCCACCAAAACCAGATGTGGCAAAATCAAAGGCTGTAGTGAAAGAAATTTTAGCGGAGTATCCTATTAAGATTATCGCGATTGGTAACGGTACTGCCTCACGTGAAACGGAGCAGTTTATTGCTGATGTATTGAGTGAAGTGAAAACAGATGCGGCATATGTGATTGTAAACGAAGCTGGTGCATCAGTTTATTCAGCGTCCGAGATTGCGCGTACTGAATTTCCGGATTTACAAGTAGAGCAGCGAAGCGCCGTTTCTATCGCACGACGTTTACAAGATCCATTGTCAGAATTAGTGAAAATTGAGCCAAAGGCAGTAGGTGTTGGTCAATATCAACATGACGTTTCTCAAAAGAAATTATCAGAGTCGTTAACATTTATAGTAGAAACTGCAGTCAATCAAGTCGGTGTTGATGTTAATACAGCGTCAGCTTCATTAATGCAATATGTTTCTGGGTTATCGAAAACTGTAGCCGAAAATATTGTGAAAGTTCGCGAAGAAAATGGACAATTCACAACGCGTTCGCAGCTAAAGAAAATCCCGCGACTTGGTGCAAAAACGTATGAGCAAGCAATCGGATTTTTACGTGTGCCTGAAGCGAAAAACCCATTTGATGCTACAGGTATTCACCCAGAAAGCTACAATATAGCTGAACAAATTTTAGAAGTAGCAAATTTAAATAAAAAAGAACTAGGAACGCAAAAGGCGGAGGAAGCAATTGCATCCCTTAATGTTCAAGAACTAAGTAATACATTAGGTATGGGTGTTGTTACAATTCAGGATATTGTGGATACCTTGAAGAAGCCAAGTCGAGATCCGCGCGATGCCTTTCCGCAGCCACTACTAAAAACAGATGTTTTGAAAATGGAAGATTTACAGGTAGGTATGGAATTACAAGGCACTGTACGTAATGTAGTCGATTTTGGTGCATTTGTTGATATCGGTGTTAAGCAAGATGGGCTTGTGCATATTTCTAAGTTACAAAAGAAACGTATTAAGCATCCATTAGAAGTTGTGGCGCTAGGTGATATTGTCACAGTTTGGGTGGAACAGATAGAGGTAAACAAAGGGCGTATTTCGTTAACAATGCTACCTCCAGAAAAACAAACAATTGAAAAGTAG
- a CDS encoding SprT family protein yields MNNEELQQLVTRISLESFHKPFMHRAYFNSRLRSTGGRYLLQSHHIEINPKAYEMYGVSEVEGIILHELCHYHLHIEGKGYQHRDKDFRDLLKKVNAPRFCSALQKPTSRNGKQRSQYKYTCIKCHQIYVRKIRLNVKRYCCGKCSGQLKLIGEKNF; encoded by the coding sequence TTGAACAATGAGGAACTGCAACAGCTTGTAACCCGCATTTCATTAGAAAGTTTTCATAAACCATTCATGCATCGCGCATACTTTAACTCAAGACTACGTTCAACAGGTGGTCGCTATCTTTTACAATCCCACCATATTGAAATAAACCCAAAAGCATATGAAATGTATGGTGTCAGTGAGGTTGAGGGGATAATTCTTCACGAATTATGTCATTATCATTTGCACATAGAAGGGAAGGGCTACCAACATCGAGATAAAGATTTTCGAGATTTATTGAAAAAAGTGAACGCTCCACGATTTTGTTCAGCGTTGCAGAAACCTACATCTCGGAACGGAAAACAACGTTCTCAATATAAATACACTTGTATAAAATGCCACCAAATATATGTTAGAAAAATAAGATTAAATGTGAAGAGATACTGCTGTGGCAAGTGTTCAGGGCAATTAAAGTTAATTGGTGAAAAAAACTTTTAA
- the tsaE gene encoding tRNA (adenosine(37)-N6)-threonylcarbamoyltransferase complex ATPase subunit type 1 TsaE: MKFEKIMNSLEDTEHFAMKLANLLMAQDTITLEGDLGAGKTTFTKALAKGLGVTRTVNSPTFTIVKQYEGRLPFNHLDVYRLAESDEDLGWDELFYGDAVSVIEWAHLIEPDLPKERLAIEIYRVSEYERRFVLMPYGKRYEAICEELMR; this comes from the coding sequence ATGAAATTTGAAAAAATAATGAATTCACTAGAAGATACAGAGCACTTTGCCATGAAGCTAGCAAATTTACTTATGGCACAAGATACAATTACTTTAGAGGGCGACTTAGGTGCTGGGAAGACCACATTTACAAAAGCTTTAGCAAAAGGTCTAGGTGTAACTAGAACGGTTAATAGCCCTACGTTTACTATTGTGAAACAGTATGAGGGTCGTTTGCCCTTTAATCATTTGGATGTATATCGTTTGGCGGAAAGTGATGAGGATCTTGGGTGGGACGAGCTATTTTATGGTGATGCGGTATCCGTTATTGAGTGGGCACATTTAATTGAACCAGATTTACCTAAAGAGCGTTTAGCAATTGAAATTTACCGTGTTAGTGAATACGAACGACGATTTGTGTTAATGCCTTATGGCAAGCGATATGAGGCAATATGTGAGGAGCTAATGAGATGA
- the tsaB gene encoding tRNA (adenosine(37)-N6)-threonylcarbamoyltransferase complex dimerization subunit type 1 TsaB, whose amino-acid sequence MIWLGIETANAPLSVAVVKDGKVLAEVVQNIKLTHSAGAMPAIETILANVGVKPNELDAIAVSEGPGSYTGVRIGVTLAKTLAWTLQKPLVGVSSLKVLAANAALFDGLICPIFDARRGNVYTAVYKGSKLDVVIEDYHDHIEGLLAHLKALDAPILFVGVDVDLFWDKIVEVLGHNACRAPLHEDLPRASAAISLASTAKLPSLEEVHHFTPQYKRIAEAEANWLKEQKEKAHE is encoded by the coding sequence ATGATTTGGTTAGGAATTGAAACAGCGAATGCGCCACTTTCTGTTGCAGTTGTTAAGGATGGAAAAGTGTTGGCAGAGGTTGTACAAAATATAAAATTAACGCATTCTGCAGGTGCAATGCCGGCAATTGAAACGATACTAGCTAATGTTGGTGTAAAGCCAAATGAGTTAGATGCAATAGCTGTATCAGAAGGGCCAGGGTCATATACAGGAGTACGAATTGGTGTAACGCTTGCTAAAACATTAGCATGGACATTACAGAAGCCATTAGTCGGTGTTTCAAGCTTAAAAGTATTAGCAGCAAATGCAGCGCTTTTTGATGGACTAATATGTCCTATATTTGATGCACGTCGTGGCAATGTATACACAGCTGTCTATAAAGGGTCGAAGTTGGATGTAGTTATAGAGGATTATCATGATCATATTGAAGGACTGTTGGCCCATTTGAAGGCTTTAGATGCACCTATTTTATTTGTAGGAGTAGATGTCGATCTATTTTGGGATAAAATTGTTGAAGTCCTTGGACATAATGCGTGTCGTGCACCTCTTCATGAAGATTTGCCACGTGCGAGTGCAGCGATTAGTTTAGCAAGCACAGCGAAATTACCGAGTCTAGAGGAAGTCCATCATTTTACTCCGCAATATAAACGTATTGCTGAGGCTGAAGCAAACTGGTTAAAAGAGCAAAAGGAGAAGGCACATGAGTAG
- the rimI gene encoding ribosomal protein S18-alanine N-acetyltransferase, translating into MSSNVMYRKMVSEDVPAVYAIELATFPTPWTLDSFYYEMHENQYAHYVLAVDENNSIIGFCGMWMVIDAAQITNVAVIEAARGRGIGEGLMREAMRIAREHGMDVMSLEVRETNTVAQNLYRKLAFQDGGIRKGYYTDNGEDALVMWVNL; encoded by the coding sequence ATGAGTAGTAATGTAATGTATCGTAAAATGGTATCAGAGGATGTACCAGCGGTTTATGCGATTGAACTTGCTACATTCCCGACGCCATGGACATTGGATTCTTTTTACTATGAGATGCATGAAAATCAATATGCACACTATGTTTTAGCAGTAGATGAAAACAATAGCATAATAGGTTTTTGTGGAATGTGGATGGTCATAGATGCGGCTCAAATTACAAATGTGGCTGTTATAGAGGCAGCTCGTGGTCGTGGAATTGGAGAAGGCTTAATGCGGGAAGCGATGCGTATTGCACGGGAGCATGGAATGGACGTTATGAGTCTAGAGGTACGTGAAACAAATACGGTGGCACAAAATCTTTACCGCAAGCTTGCCTTCCAAGATGGTGGCATACGTAAAGGTTACTATACAGATAACGGGGAGGATGCCCTAGTCATGTGGGTGAATTTATAA
- the tsaD gene encoding tRNA (adenosine(37)-N6)-threonylcarbamoyltransferase complex transferase subunit TsaD has product MENRIILAIESSCDETAAAVIRNGSEIVSNVVASQIESHKRFGGVVPEIASRHHVEQITVVIEEALKQANMQPSDLDAVAVTEGPGLVGALLIGINAAKAFAFANNVPILGVHHIAGHIYANALVQPMEFPLIALVVSGGHTELVYMKEHGSFEVIGETRDDAAGEAYDKVARVLGLPYPGGPRIDQLAHEGQEAVAFPRVWLEEESYDFSFSGLKSAVINYKHNMDQRGEEISPTAVAKGFQESVVEVLTAKTLRAAREYKVKQVIAAGGVAANKGLRTSLEAVFSNEGIPFFVPPLKLCTDNAAMIGAAATPMFEAGVRGNMMMNGRPGMELKSWVE; this is encoded by the coding sequence ATGGAAAATCGAATTATTTTAGCAATTGAGTCCAGCTGTGATGAAACGGCAGCGGCTGTTATTCGTAATGGTTCTGAAATTGTTTCAAATGTAGTTGCTTCACAAATTGAGAGTCATAAGCGTTTTGGTGGCGTAGTACCCGAGATTGCATCACGTCATCATGTAGAGCAAATTACGGTTGTTATTGAAGAGGCGTTAAAACAAGCAAATATGCAGCCATCTGATTTAGATGCAGTAGCTGTTACAGAAGGCCCTGGTCTGGTAGGGGCACTGTTAATTGGCATTAACGCAGCAAAAGCGTTTGCCTTCGCTAACAATGTACCGATTTTGGGTGTACATCATATTGCGGGTCATATTTATGCCAATGCACTTGTCCAACCAATGGAGTTTCCACTAATAGCCCTTGTTGTATCAGGGGGACATACGGAGCTTGTTTATATGAAAGAGCATGGCTCATTTGAAGTGATAGGAGAAACGCGGGATGATGCGGCAGGAGAAGCTTATGACAAAGTTGCACGCGTGTTAGGCTTACCGTATCCAGGAGGTCCTCGTATAGATCAGTTAGCACATGAAGGTCAAGAAGCCGTTGCTTTTCCACGTGTATGGCTTGAGGAAGAATCCTATGATTTTAGCTTTAGCGGTTTAAAATCAGCAGTAATTAACTATAAGCACAATATGGATCAACGTGGTGAAGAGATTTCTCCAACAGCTGTTGCAAAAGGCTTTCAGGAAAGTGTAGTTGAAGTACTAACTGCAAAAACATTGCGTGCAGCGCGTGAATATAAAGTTAAGCAAGTAATCGCAGCAGGTGGTGTAGCTGCTAATAAAGGTTTGCGTACATCCCTTGAGGCGGTATTTTCTAATGAGGGTATTCCCTTTTTTGTACCACCATTGAAATTATGTACAGACAATGCAGCAATGATAGGGGCTGCTGCAACCCCGATGTTTGAAGCAGGTGTTCGCGGAAATATGATGATGAATGGTCGACCTGGTATGGAATTGAAATCGTGGGTTGAGTAA
- a CDS encoding ABC-F family ATP-binding cassette domain-containing protein, whose translation MIVLQVNQLYKSFIADEILSGVKLEVQHRDRVALVGRNGAGKSTLLKIIAGQLSYDSGDIIIPKGVQVGYLEQHAGLNSTLSIWDEMMTIFEPLLGQEKTLRSLEQQMADPAVYENPEMYAKVMSEYDQLQHDFKDAGGYQYESDTRSVLHGMQFYPEDYEKAISSLSGGQRTRLALAKLLLSKPDLLILDEPTNHLDIETLSWLETYLKGYEGAILIVSHDRYFLDQVVSIVYEVSRHRVTKYTGNYSAYLDEKAKNYERDVKMFERQQDEKAKLEDFIQKNIARASTTKMAQSRRKMLERTEWMDSPDGNEKSASFGFTIERQSGNDVLSIDSLSVGYGDKQISSGITLRAFREDRIALVGPNGVGKSTLLKTIVKDLSPLAGDIRYGTNVQISYYDQEQAKLSSNKSVLKELWDEWPLMNEKDIRTVLGRFLFSGEDVDKAVNSLSGGEKARLALAKLMMQKANFLILDEPTNHLDLDSKEVLENALIDYPGTLLFVSHDRYFINRIATKVVELSGDGSFEYLGDYDYYLEKKQELFEIAQMKAASQPQIQATAPEKTSTSKIDREAKKRERQIRRSIEELEINMQKAATEIARLEEALCDPEIFTDHEKISQLQGELATIKEQHEVIEMEWLELNEELENIIL comes from the coding sequence ATGATTGTATTACAAGTCAATCAACTATATAAATCCTTTATTGCAGATGAAATTTTAAGTGGTGTCAAACTAGAAGTTCAACACCGTGATCGTGTAGCATTAGTCGGACGTAACGGGGCTGGTAAATCCACTTTACTAAAAATCATCGCTGGTCAATTGTCATATGATTCTGGCGATATTATTATTCCAAAAGGCGTTCAAGTTGGCTATTTAGAACAACATGCGGGTCTAAACTCAACTTTATCAATTTGGGACGAAATGATGACAATTTTCGAACCGCTTCTTGGACAGGAAAAGACATTGCGCTCCCTTGAGCAACAAATGGCTGATCCAGCGGTTTACGAAAATCCAGAAATGTATGCAAAGGTTATGTCCGAATATGACCAATTACAGCATGATTTTAAAGATGCAGGAGGCTATCAATACGAATCTGATACGCGTTCTGTTCTTCATGGTATGCAATTTTACCCAGAGGATTATGAAAAAGCAATTAGCTCATTGTCAGGAGGTCAACGAACTCGTTTAGCTCTTGCAAAGCTTCTATTAAGTAAGCCAGATTTATTAATTCTCGATGAGCCTACAAACCATTTAGATATTGAAACGCTATCTTGGTTAGAGACTTATTTAAAAGGCTATGAAGGCGCTATTTTAATCGTTTCACATGACCGTTACTTCTTAGACCAAGTTGTCTCCATCGTCTATGAAGTTTCTCGTCATCGCGTTACGAAATACACTGGAAACTACAGTGCTTATTTAGATGAAAAGGCGAAAAACTATGAGCGCGATGTAAAAATGTTTGAACGCCAGCAAGATGAGAAAGCAAAGCTTGAGGATTTTATTCAAAAAAATATAGCCCGTGCCTCTACGACCAAAATGGCACAAAGCCGACGCAAAATGCTCGAACGTACGGAATGGATGGACTCTCCTGACGGTAATGAAAAATCAGCTAGCTTTGGCTTTACGATAGAGCGACAAAGTGGCAATGATGTGCTCTCTATTGACTCTTTATCTGTTGGCTACGGTGACAAGCAAATATCTAGTGGCATCACACTACGAGCTTTTCGTGAAGATCGCATTGCACTAGTTGGACCAAATGGTGTTGGTAAATCGACATTATTAAAAACGATTGTCAAAGATTTATCCCCACTTGCAGGGGACATTCGTTATGGTACCAATGTGCAAATTAGCTACTACGACCAAGAACAGGCAAAGCTCTCTAGCAATAAAAGCGTTTTAAAAGAATTATGGGATGAATGGCCATTAATGAACGAAAAAGACATTCGCACTGTACTTGGTCGCTTTTTATTCAGTGGAGAAGATGTAGATAAAGCCGTCAATTCTTTATCTGGTGGTGAGAAGGCTCGATTAGCATTGGCAAAATTAATGATGCAAAAGGCGAATTTCTTAATTCTCGATGAGCCTACCAACCACTTAGATTTAGATAGTAAAGAAGTGTTGGAAAATGCCTTAATTGATTATCCCGGAACGCTCCTCTTCGTATCACATGACCGATATTTTATTAATCGAATTGCAACGAAAGTTGTTGAGCTATCTGGTGATGGTTCTTTTGAATACTTAGGTGATTACGATTACTATCTTGAGAAAAAACAGGAACTTTTTGAAATTGCTCAAATGAAGGCTGCTTCTCAACCACAAATACAAGCAACAGCTCCTGAAAAGACCTCTACTTCCAAAATAGATAGAGAGGCAAAAAAACGTGAGCGGCAAATTAGACGTTCAATAGAAGAATTAGAGATCAACATGCAAAAGGCAGCTACAGAAATCGCTCGTTTAGAAGAAGCTCTCTGTGATCCCGAAATTTTCACTGACCATGAGAAAATTTCACAACTACAAGGTGAATTAGCTACTATTAAAGAGCAGCATGAAGTCATTGAAATGGAATGGCTCGAACTAAATGAGGAACTAGAAAATATTATTTTATAA